A stretch of Cucumis sativus cultivar 9930 chromosome 2, Cucumber_9930_V3, whole genome shotgun sequence DNA encodes these proteins:
- the LOC116402232 gene encoding LOW QUALITY PROTEIN: serine carboxypeptidase-like (The sequence of the model RefSeq protein was modified relative to this genomic sequence to represent the inferred CDS: inserted 3 bases in 3 codons) produces the protein MNGSISLCFLLSVLILSPPSSFAGIFDDPRLPPSDFPSAQAEKLIRELNLFPKSDTNIIHRNIQNSSLLAAGEKKIVERRLRFPLFDDSGVSLEELGHHAGYYKIEHSHAARLFYFFFESRNRKSDPVVIWLTGGPGCSSELAMFYENGPFKITKNLSLVWNEYGWDKVSNLLYVDQPXGTGFSYSSDRQDIRHDENGVSNDLYDLLQTFFDEHPDLXENDFFITGESYAGHYIPALASRIHQGNKAKEGTHINLKGFAIGNGLTDPAIQYKTYPDYALDMGIITKSQHRRINLLVPPCELAIGACGTDGTLSCMTSYYVCNAIFTSIMLHAGDMNHYDIRKKCEGSLCYDFSNMEKFLNQQSVREALGVGDIEFVSCSPTVYKAMLVDWMRNSEVGIPALLEDGXKMLVYAGEYDLICNWLGNSRWVHAMQWSGKEEFVASPKVPFLVDGSEAGLLKRHGPLSFLKVHDAGHMVPMDQPKAALEMLKRWTRGTLYEKSSNPQILVADM, from the exons ATGAATGGTTCcatttctctctgttttttgCTTTCTGTTTTGATTCTTTCTCCGCCTTCCTCTTTTGCTGGAATCTTCGATGATCCTCGTCTTCCTCCTTCCGATTTTCCTTCCGCTCAGGCCGAGAAGCTCATCAGAGAGCTCAATTTGTTTCCTAAATCCGATACCAATATCATCCATAGAAATATCCAAAATTCCTCTCTGCTCGCCGCCGGAGAGAAGAAAATCGTTGAGAGGCGGTTGAGATTCCCTCTCTTTGATGATTCTGGGGTTTCTTTGGAGGAATTGGGCCATCATGCTGGATATTACAAGATCGAGCATTCTCATGCTGCCAG GTtgttctactttttctttgagTCCCGCAACAGAAAATCAGATCCTGTCGTTATCTGGTTAACTGGAGGCCCAGGATGCAGTAGTGAATTGGCTATGTTTTACGAAAATGGtccttttaaaattactaagaACTTGTCTCTTGTTTGGAATGAATATGGTTGGGATAAG GTTTCAAATCTTCTGTACGTAGACCAAC TTGGGACTGGTTTTAGCTATAGCTCTGATAGACAAGATATTCGTCACGATGAAAATGGTGTTAGCAATGACCTTTATGACCTTTTACAG ACTTTCTTTGATGAACATCCTGACC GTGAGAATGACTTCTTCATAACCGGAGAATCTTATGCTGGACATTATATTCCTGCTTTGGCTTCTCGGATTCATCAGGGAAACAAAGCTAAAGAAGGAACTCATATAAACCTTAAA GGATTTGCTATTGGCAATGGGCTTACTGATCCTGCTATCCAATACAAAACCTACCCAGATTATGCATTGGACATGGGCATAATTACAAAGTCCCAACATCGTCGTATTAATTTGTTGGTACCACCATGTGAACTGGCAATAGGTGCTTGTG GTACTGATGGCACACTTTCTTGCATGACTTCTTATTATGTTTGCAATGCCATTTTTACCAGCATCATGCTCCATGCCGGTGATATGAAT CATTATGACATTAGGAAAAAGTGTGAAGGGAGCCTTTGCTACGACTTCTCAAATATGGAGAAATTCTTGAACCAACAATCTGTTAGGGAAGCCCTTGGCGTTGGGGATATAGAATTTGTTTCATGCAGTCCTACTGTCTATAAGGCTATGCTGGTGGACTGGATGAGGAATTCTGAAGTGGGCATACCTGCTCTACTCGAGGATG TCAAGATGCTTGTATACGCAGGCGAATATGATTTGATCTGCAATTGGCTAG GCAATTCAAGGTGGGTGCATGCAATGCAATGGTCCGGTAAGGAGGAGTTCGTGGCTTCTCCTAAGGTCCCCTTCTTGGTTGATGGTTCAGAAGCAGGCTTGCTTAAAAGACATGGCCCCCTCAGTTTTCTCAAg GTTCATGATGCGGGGCACATGGTCCCCATGGATCAGCCCAAAGCTGCATTAGAGATGCTGAAGAGGTGGACTCGGGGCACACTCTATGAAAAATCATCTAATCCGCAAATCTTGGTCGCGGATATGTGA
- the LOC101206806 gene encoding uncharacterized protein LOC101206806: MATYYSHPTKVEHLDGLVGYIGQVPAQIDIRKLVDSCDSSAICWHESRKKWVDKNSQQQQRMERESMISWSTAYEDLLSTNDPFSEPIPLPEMVDFLVDIWHDEGLFDLDNSTQKIFNCRQDRIP; the protein is encoded by the exons atggCTACTTATTATAGTCATCCAACTAAAGTAGAACATCTGGATGGGCTAGTAGGATATATCGGCCAAGTCCCAGCCCAAATAGATATTAGGAAGTTGGTTGATTCATGCGACAGCT CTGCAATTTGTTGGCACGAGAGTAGAAAGAAGTGGGTCGATAAAAATtctcaacaacaacaaagaaTGGAAAGGGAATCAATGATAAG CTGGTCAACAGCATATGAAGATCTGCTCTCCACTAACGATCCCTTCAGTGAGCCAATACCTCTTCCG GAGATGGTAGATTTCTTGGTTGATATTTGGCATGATGAAGGGCTTTTCGACTTAGATAACTcaacacaaaaaatatttaactgTAGACAGGATCGGATACCATGA